TCATACACCTCTGGAAGAACCCCTCGTAGTTCCAGATAGTTTACCTGGTCGTCGTAGAATTCTTTTAGGGAATCATAGTAATACTGTCTCCATACCGGTTCATAATTAATAATTGGTCCTATGGTAGTGAATAGCTGTTGAAATTTATCCCACACGACATTAATGCTTTTGTACGTATTAATTGGATCCTTGGTGTACAGTCCAAATAAATCTCTCAGTTTTTCGTCGTAAATCTCAGCCGTCATTTCATTACGAACTTTCGACACAAGTTCCCAACCCTTTCCATCGggttttgttttggaaaatacGAAAGTCGGAGGTGTGTTTGACTCGAATCTACCATTTTGCCATAGATTAGGTCTGTACGTAGCATTAATCAGCAAATCGGTACTTCCGATTGCAGTATCGTGAGCATGCAGCACCGCTCCCTTCGGTATTCGTcgaattaattgaaaaagctTCGAACTGTTCAACTGATCCAATTTCTCGAAGATATGGCGTGCCGGAATGAATTGAAAGCTGTCTTTAAACCCTTCATCCATTTCGGCCCTCTTCAGTTTCATAATGTGGCTATTGACAATCTTCTCGTCGTTGGTCAGCATCAAATCAGCGCCCAGAAAGCGCCGTTCTTGTTTTTCGATGACATGTTGCCTTTGCTGGTTGTAGGTATCCAAAGATGGTCGTTTGTGGACGAATGGCCCCGTAGTATCCGCTGTGATTACTACTTTTGCTTCGTATAGTTTTACGCAGAATAGGAAGTGCAACGAGAGCAGAAGGTACTTCATTTTTCACCACTTTGATTTGCCTTGCAGTCTCTTTTAATACTGATGAACCGTCGGGGGTGGAGTTGGGTTTTATCTGATTCAATCACCAGGCGGAGGGGCTTTTGCACGTGGTAGCAGCTGATTGAACGGAACTAGCAATACTTGCTATCTAATCTAGGTGATGGAATAGCTGGGAAATATAAGATAACAGGACGTATTAATTGGTAGAGATTTATGAAGAAATATAATCCGATTTTGATTACATCACGATTCGTTTTATATCTGTATCCGGGTAGGAACTATGAATCTTTTCTTCTATCAACGATAACCAGGTTGTTTCAGGATGGTGAGAGGTAAACGTAAATTGCATTTAGCCGTTCGACTATCTTGAAAATTTCAATCGGCATTTGCTTAGATTTTAACACTTGGTCTTCCGAAGCTACATATATACGCTCATCACATTGGGAAAACTAGGGCCAGCCACCGTTACTTTTGATAGGTTTTATTAAAAGTAATTAATTAcaaataataattaattaaaaactgcatatagtttttttttcaattacaatttaaataaaacaaacaaatgaatttATTGCCAAATTAATGCTATTGAAGTATTAAACAAAGCGGCATTTATGATACACAAAGTAGTTTTCTTTGTCGGTTTTCATTTTCTGTTAGCAAAATCTAATATTCAATTATATATTGGTCAATGTCGTCTACACCTGTTATCTGTTGGAAGATCAAAAATAAAAAGGGTGGATAATGTTGGGCACAAAACTGGAGAAACGTAGCACTACACTAAGGTCAATTTAaatatatcgttttattttcatttgttcgattttttcaaatgagGTTGTGGCTTGTGCTTGGAAAAATCTATTTagcatttttttgaattttttttttaaatttggatgGCTCTGAAACAAACTTTTGGTGCTGTCGATGGTGCTGCTGATTTCGATTTTCGTATGATTgtgatgtatttttattttatttctacacAATTTGTCAATTCCTGACCTTAAATGTCCATAGGCCTAAATATCTCGGTGATGATGATAATGTTATGTTGTAGTAATAGAGGCttgaaactttttcagttcattcaacTTCAGCCTTGAAAAAATACGAATTGGGAAAACTCAACCTAAACTCTCGGCCctaagaaaaaaacattttggacGCCCCGCCACCGCCGCAATCTGGTTAACAGATGGATGACTGTTAGATCGTGAATGATGTTTTGGCATATGAACATTAGAGTGCGAATGAAAATGGACAtctcaaattttcaaatgggacttgattaaaaatgttgattctcacgaaaaactaccctatgcaaaatatcagctcaatcggacttcatttactagtgtcgcacagccgtaaaagttttttgaaaaccgaaaaatcacccaagggtagAGGAAATAgtggttttcggaaaaaattgTTATGTCAAATGTGTTCAAATTGCATAAACGTCGAGATGCActgtaatttcgaaaaaaaaacaatttttgatgccaaatgtcaatttttgaccaattttttttcgagattacagcgattctggacgtttcatgcaattctaagacttTTATTCCAGCAATAATACACGAAATCAATCGGAAATAGTGGGAAATTGAATGTTCCATCGGGAATAGTAACAAAACAGCCAAAAACCAAAACTTCCAAATTCAAGCTCACAAGCTATATAAAACAGTTTGCTTTTTATTGTTTCGGATATTACTTTAGAAGCATCGAACTTTTAAAAATAATTCCTTAGTGAAAGTTTTGATGACTCTGAAAAGAGCCCTGGTTTTATGGAAGCAGCTGTAGATGGTTGGTTTATtcttatttgttaatttgtttatttgtttgagtTTAAAGTTAGGTGCATCTAATTCACCACAAATCAGTTTGGCAACGAAAGTGGCTTGTTGAATACGCCTACGACGTTCAAGCGTATCCAGATTCAGTAATCGACATCTGGCTATATATGGCGGCAAGTTCCGTGGATCACGCCAAGGTAGATGCCTAAGCGCTCTACGGATGAAGCGTTTCTGAATTCTTTCAATTCTGATGCTCCACATGTGTTGATAAGGGTTCCAAACTACCGATGCGGTTTCAAGAATTAGTCTTACAAGAGAACAGTAGAGTGACTTCAGGCAGTAAGGATCGGTGAAGTCCCTAGATATTCTTGAAATGAAACCAAGCTGACGATTAGCTTTAGAGATCAGAACAGAGCGGTGTGCGTCGAAGGTGAGTTTAGGGTCGAGTGCTACACCCAAGTCGTTGATCTGACTTACTCTCTCCAAGATGATATCATCAATCATGTACTCAAATATAATTGGCTGTCTTTTTCGATAAAAACTCATGATCACACACTTAGTAATGCTGATGGTAATTTTGTTCAGCCGGCACCAACATACGAACTGGTTAGGCAAGCTCTGCAACCGAAGGCAATCCTCGAGAGTTTCGATAGCCAGATAGATCTTCAAATCGTCTGCGTAGATCGATACACCGCCGGATGCGAGAATAAGCGACACGTCGTTGTAAAATATCGCGAACAGCAGTGGCCTTAGATTGCTGCCTTGTGTAACTCCCGAACAAACAGCAAACGAGTATGAAGTGTGAGACAGGAGCTTAACACGGAGCGTCCTTCCAGAAAGGAATGACCTCAGCCAGTAGATGAATCCTTCAGAAGCACCAGGACGAGATAGTTTACTCAACAGGATGCCGTGGTCAATTCGGTCTAAAGCGGCTTTTATGTCGGTATAAATAGCATCAACTTGAGCTCCCTCTTCAAGGCGGTTGACACAAAACGATGAGAACTCTAGAAGATTTATACTAACCGAGCGTCCTGGCATAAAACCATGTTGTATTGGTGAGATATAGCTCTTCACTTCGAAGAGGACAACATCGTTCACGATCATCTCAAATAGCTTAGATGCGGCAGGAAGGCTGGTTATCCCGCGATAGTTGATCACGTTGCACTTATCTCCTTTTTTGAAGACGGGAAACATATAGGAGTGCTTCCACACATCTGGAAAAATTCCTTGATCCAGCGAAGCAGTGTAGATATGGGAGAGTAGCAAAGCCAAAGCTGAAGCACAGCGACAGAAAACTATTGCTGGAATGCCATCTGGGCCAGCAACTGTTGGCCGTTTCAACATCTCACAATCATCTGTGGAGTAACAGCGAATCACCGCAAGTCTATTAAGGCCTCCGGAACATTAGCTGCAGCACATTCGGCTTCGGACGGGGTAGCTGCATCGGCTGCAAACAGCTACATCGGGGTAGCTGCATCGGCCGCTTGGAGTTTACAAACTTCCAGAAACTTCTTGGAATCCTGCGCAAGTTCGTCTGGACATAAAGTACGTATGATTGGTAGAGAGTTGCGTTAAGACTTCGGTATGACTTGCTAGCGAGTTGAAAGTTGTGTTTTGTTTCAAAAGTTCGTCGACGACGCAACCTGCGTTGGTAGGAATTTTTGGCGCGCCTCAGAATGCGTAGGAGTGGAGTACTCCATGCTGGAGACATCTGAGGTTTTTTTCGTAGAGTATTTGTTACTAGCCAGCTACAGACAATTTCGCAAAAGCGCGTCGCCATATTGTTAACGTCTTGATCAAGGACACCCCAATCGTAGCTACACAGAAAATCGTTGAATGCAGTGAAATCAATTTTAGAGTAATTCAACGGTTTTTCAGCTTCGTTACGATCCTCAGCAGCCGACACTACTCCACCTGTGGCTGATAACGACAGTTCTAATGGTGAATGGTACAGATCCACCATCCACCATTAGGCGATACGGATTCGCTAATAGCTATGTTAATGTCGGGTGCGCATAAAACCAGATCCAATGTGCGGCCACGAAAATTGCGAATGGAGTTGCGTTGCTGGAGATCGAGAAAGGTGACTCCATCTAATAGAGCAGCACTCGCAGCGGTGGTCAACGAGGGGTTCAGGTCAACAACAGAATCGGCATGCAGTTCCCACGCAATATGAGGCTGATTGTAATCACCACATATGAAAACTGTGTCATCAGAGGAGGCACGGTCACACAACTCGCGCACACAAGCTAAATATGAATCATAAGCCTCCACGTCACGACTGCGGTCGGGAGGAATGTATACTACGCAAAGTGACATCCTTTTCCCACGTATGGTAGTAGAGACACAAATCTGTTCTAAGCAACctccatttctcgtttgaactGCTACAGCAGTGAAACGACGAGCTACTGCGATGAGAACTCCACCGAATCTGCGCTTAGAActgttaaggtggccgtacactgtttgcccggaggtcaaatatttgatattttttgacagataaggtttgatttgatatttgtacaaacactattttgtttgccactcttcaattttcaacagtagtaaacaatatcaaacaccgaacatggaaaaaatcaactgaaatattcaaggtaacctaatcatataccgacaggttcgaagaacagactgaaaaaaatattttaggcatccaataattgaatatttgcttgtcgtgttttgtgtagaatatatttgatcagtacacgttggacaaaatttatctgtcaaaaagagtcaaatatttggcttcggtcaaacagtgtatgagcacccttagaagGGCTACGGTCGCAACGAAAAACGTTGAACTCAGCACCAAATAGCTGAAGGGAGTTGATACTGTCGTCAAGTCCAGTTTCGGTCAACATGATGACGTCGTAATTGCAATCGCTTACTGCCACAAAGAGATCGTCAATTTTCTTCCTCAGGCCGCGTACGTTTTGGTAGTACAGCCATATACCATTTGTAGTAATGTTGTCGCCCCCGCTAGAAATCAAAGGCAGATCAGGTCGTGAAGGGTTCCCAATTGAAGTATACTCGCCTAGGATGGCACGTTGGAAGACCCCTCCCCCAGACTCAACAACAGGACCGGGACGGCTGTTCTGATACAGGCTGCAGAGCTCGACTGAGTTGGACGGGTTAGGGGATTCCATGTTGCTGTTATTCATGCGTTCCAGTAGTTGAAGGTCATCATCAAGCTGGTCGGTCAATGTTAGATGGCTGAAAGTTCGAACGGTGTGAGGCAGGTACGAGTGATGACAATTGTCAGGTTGGGAGGCAATTGTCAGGGTATTGCATCCCGGTTGTACGAACATTGTGGATTGTTGCTGATATGAACTCGCTGGCTGTATTTTCTCCTCGTCTGATCTTCGTTGCTACTTCAGCCGTGGCGTTTTGAAGAACCCCGACTGAGTATTTCGATCTTGATGGTCAACAAACTTGCGAAAGTATACAGGCCACGTGTCAGCACAAAGAGccacttcccgatatttttcgtCGATTCCAATTTTAAACTAGATGAAACGCATAGAATTCAGATCAGCGTCTTTTTTCACCAACTTCCTAACAATGATGGgctcgttacatggaatacattcgGCAACTAGCGAGAGTATGTCGTCTTCAGTGGTTTTCGGATCTATTCGGGATATGTAAACCCAGCAGTTTTCAGGTTCTGGAGGAACAACAGGGATGgatgttgttgtttttctccTACCGCACGACATTTTAGGCAGCTGTGTAGATTCAAGCTCCGCAGTACCAACGGATCTTTTCATAGCTGGTCTTTTCAGGCTCGGTCACGGCTTGGGAGTTGTAGGAGCAGTGGAGACTTTTGTTGATAATAGTTCCACTTGCTCTCGGTTCATCACCAACTCTGATTGGATTCCTTCTAGAGCAGTACGATGTGTTTCGCTCAATTTGAGAAATGCATCATACAAAGTGGCGAACGCATCACGAACATGTTTCGATTTCATGATTGTGGTGCAATTGTTACAGAACCAAAACAAATTGGGTTGATTGTTGATGAAATCCATGTTCGCTCGAGAAAATTTAACGCAGACCAAATAAACAACTTTTTCGctttctcgcgagaacaatatccAAGTTGACCATGTGTCGAAATTTATGTCCTGATTGCAAATGCACATAATTTATCACGCTGTAGTCACAGGCCATACTTTATTAGTACTGATGGTAACAAcccataaaatcaaaaatgcttgtatgtgattcaatcatacacaaacactctccaCCTAATGGTACGGAAACTGACACGGTGCGTCCTATTATTTATCGAGCCGTCCGGTCGCTAGCTGGTCACTAAATGGATAAGGGGAAGGTATATGTAACAGTACAGAAGAAACCGGTAGAGGGATTGTTTAATTGAATCATGAAAGAGAGAGGTTGATCACAATCGTTTGAAATAATAAATTGATAATTTGTGAGTTTTTCTGGGCAAAAACGAACTTTAGGATGTTATCACGAGCAAAGATAATTAATTTAATGAAGCACACACAGCACCTACCAACACTTACTGACCGAACGCCAAAACGTTTGTAGCAGGAGAAAAACAACCAGTGACCACACTTTATAACGTAAAGTGACATTACAGGCGCCCCCGAAACTCATTCTCACAAAGGCGAAGTAAGATTCCCATATACGTATTTAAAACGCACCAAGACAACGGGTCGAAATATCAAACGACAGGAACAGTATGTTCGATGGGTTTCTAATAATTTAGAAATGGAAATGATTGCTTCTCATACACTGGGACATGTGGATAAATTCTAAATGGTCCAACGATTAGGATGAACATAAGCTTTTCTTTTAACACTCCACTCCATAGGGAAAGCATTGTTATCAATGgcaaaaataatcaaataaataaTATTGATATTGAATAAATGAACGAACCACATTTTTTCGTCAATTATTGCTAGCGTTCTAAATCATAAGAGTCACAAGAGACAAGAGACATTTGACAGGAACTGAAAGTTCAGTATTATTAAGATGTTCTATACTTAATTACTATTCAATCTCCCAGACCTCCCGTCAAAATTCCAGCTAggctttttattttttgaacaatttttattttatcaaaacaactaaaaaatacgaattacgcaaattacaacatttatttcatcattctgaacaaaaattatatggatagcccatacaattaccaacaagtcaccGATACATCGGAAGAAGCGCACTGCTAGAGCGAAAGACTTATCATAACAAcaagtttttcatgttttcctttaaaaaaaattactgtATGGCATGCCCTGTTCTGGCAACACGGGCATTGTCAGTTTAGCGATTGAGTGGGCCGGGCACTGGGCACACTTTTCCGCCATCTTATCAGGAGGTAGTCACCGCTTGGCTTCAGGCGGTCTCCGATTATCCCGCGAACGCTCATGGGCACACATTTTGGGAACCTGCTAAGAGCGAGGATTGAACGGGATAATCGGAAACCGTGTGGGAATTAAGTGACACTAATGTTGCACGTTTCCGAAGTGCATTTGGTGTGATTCCCACCGTGTGTGAAATATTTCAAGCAGAAATTAGAAAaaagttgtttgttttttttttattaaagttTGTATGTGTGCATAAGGGCAGTAGAACCTCGAACAACTCGAAAGTACATGAAGACATGAGTGGTCAGCCCGGGACTACCCCGTTAGCGGAAGACTACAAGTAGCAGAACTATTCTACCATGGGAAGCATGAAGATTATCAGTAAGTAAATGGTACGTTTGAAAAAGTATAAATTAAACAGTATGATTGGCAGAAATTCTAATGCTCCATGTTAAACTGCAGGTTGACTCGAATGACAGCAAAATTGAAGCTTGTTGCCAGTTGCTCAATACTTCGGTTGCTATAGGgtaacaaaacatttttttttataaattatgtttctatgtttagtaggtgaTATTAAAATATAAGTACTGATGCACAACAGTCTCGTAGCTCCATTGCATTATTACTAACTTATTACTTCGCAGCAACgcattgaaaatcaaaattatgggtCATATATTAATAATAAGAGTTACTCTAAAGATGTACAAGGAAAACGAACAAATTATCAACACCGATATGTTccacttttttaaaaatattttttaaatatacataAATGTTATAAAACTTTTATAATCAGTACGGATCGGAACGACCGTATGATGAAACGGTATAATGAAAGTGGATAAGCGAGGATCGAGGCGACCGCACAAACGTCTATGATTGACAGCGTGa
The Toxorhynchites rutilus septentrionalis strain SRP chromosome 2, ASM2978413v1, whole genome shotgun sequence genome window above contains:
- the LOC129770742 gene encoding adenosine deaminase 2-like, which translates into the protein MKYLLLSLHFLFCVKLYEAKVVITADTTGPFVHKRPSLDTYNQQRQHVIEKQERRFLGADLMLTNDEKIVNSHIMKLKRAEMDEGFKDSFQFIPARHIFEKLDQLNSSKLFQLIRRIPKGAVLHAHDTAIGSTDLLINATYRPNLWQNGRFESNTPPTFVFSKTKPDGKGWELVSKVRNEMTAEIYDEKLRDLFGLYTKDPINTYKSINVVWDKFQQLFTTIGPIINYEPVWRQYYYDSLKEFYDDQVNYLELRGVLPEVYDLTGKIYSPEEIVQIYVEETKRFIHNYPDFIGAKFVYAPPRFGDDDVFRGFIKILKSLHEKFPKFVAGFDLVGQEDTGRALLEFVPELLKLPESIQFFFHSGETNWYGMKTDANLIDAILLGTKRIGHGFALIKHPLLLEEIKQRQICVEINPISNQVLKLVEDYRNHPAALFFADDYPVVVSSDDPSFWRATPLSHDFYMAFVGIASAQHDLRMLKQLAINSIQFSAMDKVDKARAMRKWESLWNGTMQTLASDISKGNLK